One segment of Solanum lycopersicum chromosome 1, SLM_r2.1 DNA contains the following:
- the LOC101259585 gene encoding protein trichome birefringence-like 12 isoform X1, translating into MASKLTPKLFSWLILPTLLLIFLYSLSLPLYAPTPPKPKIPISPSCNLFKGKWVSDPNRRPIYDESCPFHRNAWNCLRNQRENMGRINSWKWKPDKCDLTRIDPVGFLGSMRNKNIGFVGDSLNENFLVSFLCTLRVADSSAKKWKRKGAWRGAYFPKFNVTVGYHRAVLLAKYEWLPKQLDDSNQDGLKGRYRVDVDIPADDWAHIGAFYNVLVFNTGHWWGFDKFPKETPLVFYKAGQLIQPPLEMFDGFKVVLENMIAYIDKELPEKTLKFWRLQSPRHFHGGDWNQNGSCTMDEPLDELQLDLWFDPRYNGVNKEARRLNHLIEEVLKDTTIRSLDLTHLSEFRADAHPAIWLGKKDAVSVWGQDCMHWCLPGVPDTWVDILAQLITPHILETG; encoded by the exons ATGGCGTCGAAGCTAACTCCAAAGCTCTTCTCATGGCTGATTCTGCCGACGTTGCTTCTCATTTTCCTCTACTCCCTATCCCTTCCACTTTATGCTCCTACTCCTCCGAAACCCAAAATTCCCATCTCTCCTTCTTGTAATCTCTTTAAAGGGAAGTGGGTTAGCGACCCGAATCGCAGACCCATTTACGATGAGTCCTGCCCCTTTCACAGGAACGCCTGGAACTGTCTCAGAAACCAAAGAGAGAATATGGGTCGGATCAATTCTTGGAAATGGAAACCCGACAAGTGTGATTTAACTCGGATCGACCCAGTTGGGTTCTTGGGTTCAATGAGGAACAAGAATATTGGGTTTGTTGGAGATTCGTTGAATGAGAATTTCTTGGTTTCGTTTTTGTGTACTCTTAGAGTGGCTGATTCTAGTGCAAAGAAATGGAAGAGAAAGGGTGCTTGGAGAGGAGCCTATTTTCCAAAGTTCAATGTTACCGTGGGTTATCATCGTGCTGTTTTGCTAGCCAAATATGA GTGGCTGCCAAAACAGCTTGACGATTCCAACCAAGATGGATTGAAGGGAAGATATCGAGTAGATGTTGATATTCCAGCAGATGATTGGGCTCATATTGGTGCCTTTTACAATGTTCTAGTCTTCAACACTGGTCATTG GTGGGGCTTTGACAAATTCCCTAAAGAGACGCCTCTTGTTTTCTACAAGGCAGGGCAATTGATTCAACCTCCATTAGAGATGTTTGATGGGTTTAAGGTTGTTCTTGAGAATATGATTGCCTATATAGATAAAGAATTACCAGAGAAAACACTTAAGTTTTGGCGCTTGCAATCACCAAGGCACTTTCACGGTGGTGATTGGAATCAAAATGGTAGTTGCACAATGGATGAACCCCTTGATGAACTTCAG CTTGATCTGTGGTTTGATCCCAGATATAATGGGGTTAACAAAGAAGCAAGGCGACTAAATCATTTGATCGAAGAGGTTTTAAAAGATACAACTATCAGAAGCCTCGATCTgactcacttgagtgagttccGTGCAGATGCCCATCCTGCCATTTGGTTGGGGAAAAAGGATGCAGTATCGGTCTGGGGTCAAGACTGTATGCATTGGTGCCTTCCTGGTGTTCCAGATACATGGGTTGATATCTTGGCCCAGCTAATCACTCCTCATATTTTAGAGACAGGGTGA
- the LOC101259585 gene encoding protein trichome birefringence-like 12 isoform X2 has translation MASKLTPKLFSWLILPTLLLIFLYSLSLPLYAPTPPKPKIPISPSCNLFKGKWVSDPNRRPIYDESCPFHRNAWNCLRNQRENMGRINSWKWKPDKCDLTRIDPVGFLGSMRNKNIGFVGDSLNENFLVSFLCTLRVADSSAKKWKRKGAWRGAYFPKFNVTVGYHRAVLLAKYEWLPKQLDDSNQDGLKGRYRVDVDIPADDWAHIGAFYNVLVFNTGHWWGFDKFPKETPLVFYKAGQLIQPPLEMFDGFKVVLENMIAYIDKELPEKTLKFWRLQSPRHFHGGDWNQNGSCTMDEPLDELQI, from the exons ATGGCGTCGAAGCTAACTCCAAAGCTCTTCTCATGGCTGATTCTGCCGACGTTGCTTCTCATTTTCCTCTACTCCCTATCCCTTCCACTTTATGCTCCTACTCCTCCGAAACCCAAAATTCCCATCTCTCCTTCTTGTAATCTCTTTAAAGGGAAGTGGGTTAGCGACCCGAATCGCAGACCCATTTACGATGAGTCCTGCCCCTTTCACAGGAACGCCTGGAACTGTCTCAGAAACCAAAGAGAGAATATGGGTCGGATCAATTCTTGGAAATGGAAACCCGACAAGTGTGATTTAACTCGGATCGACCCAGTTGGGTTCTTGGGTTCAATGAGGAACAAGAATATTGGGTTTGTTGGAGATTCGTTGAATGAGAATTTCTTGGTTTCGTTTTTGTGTACTCTTAGAGTGGCTGATTCTAGTGCAAAGAAATGGAAGAGAAAGGGTGCTTGGAGAGGAGCCTATTTTCCAAAGTTCAATGTTACCGTGGGTTATCATCGTGCTGTTTTGCTAGCCAAATATGA GTGGCTGCCAAAACAGCTTGACGATTCCAACCAAGATGGATTGAAGGGAAGATATCGAGTAGATGTTGATATTCCAGCAGATGATTGGGCTCATATTGGTGCCTTTTACAATGTTCTAGTCTTCAACACTGGTCATTG GTGGGGCTTTGACAAATTCCCTAAAGAGACGCCTCTTGTTTTCTACAAGGCAGGGCAATTGATTCAACCTCCATTAGAGATGTTTGATGGGTTTAAGGTTGTTCTTGAGAATATGATTGCCTATATAGATAAAGAATTACCAGAGAAAACACTTAAGTTTTGGCGCTTGCAATCACCAAGGCACTTTCACGGTGGTGATTGGAATCAAAATGGTAGTTGCACAATGGATGAACCCCTTGATGAACTTCAG ATATAA